The nucleotide window AGATGGCATAAAATCCGGTAAGGAAATAGGTGTAAGAGTAGCTGGTGTAGTAGAAGATAAAAGCCCGCTAACAACGATTTATAACCCGAGCCACCCGCATGCTGATGAAAAAGGCATGGTAGCTATGCCCAATGTCAACATCATTGAGGAGATGGTGGATTTGATGACTGCAACTAGGGCTTACGAAGCGAACACAAAAGTAGTACAAGGTTCAAAAAAGATGGTGGAAAGCGCTATGAGGATTGGTCAGTAGGCTAGTTGAGGTTGGATAATTGAGAGAAAAAGTATGAATGATATAAACTCGTTCTTTCCGATAGAAGGTTCTCAAGGGGTAGGCGCTAGCCGTTTATCTCCATCTCGGCAATTTCCCATTGAGTCCTCTGGAAATCCTTCTATTAAAGCTTTTGAATTACCTAAACCGATTGAAAAAGCACATTCGTTAGATTCAGCACGAGGAGTTTCAAACGAGCCTGAAACATGGGGTCATATGGTCCAACAAATGGTTAAGGATGTGAATCAAGCACAGAAGAATGCTGGCTATAAAATCAGAGATGTTTTGAGTGGAGGCTCAACAACGGTGCATGAGGCGATGATTGCTTCACAGAAATCCGGAGTCGCTTTTCGAGTATTAGCAGAAGTTAGAAATAAAGCTCTAGAGACTTATAAGGAAATTATAAAGATTCAAGTTTGAATTATAGGGCAAAACAAGGGGAAGAATCATGGCAGGTATATTGGAAAGTCTATCGCAAATGTGGTCGGGTCTATCTGGGCCTAGGAAATTATCTCTAATTGCTACAACGGTTTGTAGCATTGCATTATTGATTTCAATTATCGTTTTTTCTAGCAAGCCTAAGTTGAGTCTTTTGTATGCCCGTTTGGCCCCCGCAGAAGCAGGTAAAGTCGTAGATTATTTGCAAAGCAGGGGTATACCCTTTGAACTAAAAGATAATGGAACAACTATTATGGTTCCAGCAACCAAAGTTTATGAGACGCGTCTAGATTTAGCTCAAGAAGGTGTTCCTCGTACTGGTGATACCGCTGGTGGTGTTGGGTTTGAAATATTTGATGAACCAAAATTTGGTATGTCTGATTTCATGCAGAAAGCAAACTATCACCGGGCTTTGCAAGGGGAGTTGGCTAGGACGATCTCGCAGTTGGAAGAGGTCGAACAAGCAAGAGTCATGATAGTTGTTCCTGAGCAAAGACTGTTTTCAAAGAATAAGCAAAGTTCAAAGGCTTCTGTTTTTTTGAAACTTATGCCTGGCACG belongs to Verrucomicrobiota bacterium and includes:
- the flgC gene encoding flagellar basal body rod protein FlgC, whose translation is MDSNILPAADVSSSALNVERARLDVIASNIANAQTTNDVNGGPYRRKHILFESVLMDAKDGIKSGKEIGVRVAGVVEDKSPLTTIYNPSHPHADEKGMVAMPNVNIIEEMVDLMTATRAYEANTKVVQGSKKMVESAMRIGQ
- the fliE gene encoding flagellar hook-basal body complex protein FliE; amino-acid sequence: MNDINSFFPIEGSQGVGASRLSPSRQFPIESSGNPSIKAFELPKPIEKAHSLDSARGVSNEPETWGHMVQQMVKDVNQAQKNAGYKIRDVLSGGSTTVHEAMIASQKSGVAFRVLAEVRNKALETYKEIIKIQV